A window of the Microbacterium sp. AZCO genome harbors these coding sequences:
- the rpsT gene encoding 30S ribosomal protein S20 encodes MANIKSQIKRNKTNEKAHERNKAVKSELKTAVRRTREAITAGDKAAAEKALGTATKKLDKAVSKGVIHQNQAANRKSAIAKQVAAL; translated from the coding sequence GTGGCGAACATCAAGTCGCAGATCAAGCGCAACAAGACCAACGAGAAGGCGCACGAGCGCAACAAGGCCGTCAAGAGCGAGCTGAAGACCGCTGTGCGCCGCACGCGCGAGGCGATCACGGCCGGCGACAAGGCCGCCGCTGAGAAGGCTCTCGGCACCGCGACCAAGAAGCTCGACAAGGCCGTGAGCAAGGGTGTCATCCACCAGAACCAGGCGGCGAACCGCAAGTCGGCCATCGCCAAGCAGGTCGCGGCGCTCTGA
- the holA gene encoding DNA polymerase III subunit delta, with amino-acid sequence MAPTARRSAPAKTRSAIPQLSWREPQPAPIVLVSGPEEVCAERAIAGLRDYLRAEDPSLEVSDIRADDYAQGTLLAVTSPSLFGEPRLVRVSGVEKCSDAFLNEALSYLAAPQDGATVVLRHTGATVRGKKLLDAIRAGQGGGAEIACPAVKRDSDRFDFAAGEFQTARKRIAPAALRSLVSAFADDLTELAAACQQLIADVPGDITEQVVERYYGGRVETSAFTVADTAIAGRYGEALIALRHALASGADPVPLVAAIASKLRTMARVAGSREPAAALAGRLGLKDWQVDRARRDLSGWTETTLGMAIQAAARADAEVKGASRDSVFALERLVTVISTRAPYGS; translated from the coding sequence ATGGCCCCGACCGCGCGACGCTCCGCCCCCGCCAAGACGCGGAGCGCCATTCCGCAGCTGTCCTGGCGCGAGCCGCAGCCGGCGCCCATCGTGCTCGTGTCCGGGCCCGAAGAGGTGTGCGCCGAGCGCGCCATCGCGGGGCTCCGCGACTACCTGCGCGCCGAGGATCCGAGTCTCGAAGTGTCCGACATCCGCGCCGACGACTACGCGCAGGGCACGCTCCTCGCCGTGACGTCGCCGTCACTGTTCGGCGAGCCGCGCCTCGTGCGGGTGTCAGGGGTCGAGAAGTGCTCCGACGCTTTCCTGAACGAAGCACTGTCGTACCTCGCGGCGCCGCAGGACGGCGCGACCGTCGTGCTGCGCCACACCGGTGCCACCGTCCGCGGCAAGAAGCTCCTCGACGCGATCCGTGCGGGGCAGGGCGGCGGCGCCGAGATCGCGTGCCCCGCGGTCAAGCGAGACAGCGATCGCTTCGACTTCGCCGCGGGAGAGTTCCAGACCGCCCGAAAGCGCATCGCACCCGCGGCGCTCCGTTCGCTCGTCTCCGCCTTCGCGGACGACCTCACCGAGCTCGCCGCGGCGTGTCAGCAGCTCATCGCCGACGTCCCCGGCGACATCACCGAGCAGGTCGTCGAGCGCTACTACGGCGGCCGCGTCGAGACGTCGGCCTTCACCGTCGCAGACACGGCGATCGCCGGCCGTTACGGCGAGGCGCTCATCGCGCTCCGGCACGCACTCGCCTCGGGCGCCGACCCGGTGCCGCTCGTCGCGGCGATCGCCTCGAAGCTGCGCACGATGGCCCGCGTCGCGGGAAGCCGCGAGCCGGCGGCCGCACTCGCCGGGCGGCTCGGGCTGAAGGACTGGCAGGTCGACCGCGCCCGTCGTGACCTCTCGGGCTGGACCGAGACGACCCTCGGCATGGCGATCCAGGCGGCCGCACGAGCGGATGCCGAGGTCAAGGGCGCGTCGCGCGACTCCGTGTTCGCGCTCGAGCGACTCGTGACCGTCATCTCGACACGCGCGCCGTACGGCTCCTGA